From a single Acipenser ruthenus unplaced genomic scaffold, fAciRut3.2 maternal haplotype, whole genome shotgun sequence genomic region:
- the LOC117416171 gene encoding V-type proton ATPase subunit E 1-like — protein sequence MALSDADVQKQIKHMMAFIEQEANEKAEEIDAKAEEEFNIEKGRLVQTQRLKIMEYYEKKEKQIEQQKKIQMSNLMNQARLKVLKARDDLISDLLNEARQRLGKIAKDPVRYATLLEGLVLQGFYQLLEPSVIIRCRKQDLPMVKAAVQKNIPIFKAGVKNDINVRVDQDNFLPPEISGGVEIYNANGKIKVANTLESRLDLMAQQMMPEIRVALFGANPNRKFID from the exons ATGGCACTCAGCGATGCAGATGTGCAGAAACAG ATCAAACACATGATGGCCTTCATTGAGCAGGAGGCCAATGAGAAGGCTGAGGAAATTGATGCAAAG GCAGAAGAAGAGTTTAACATTGAGAAGGGTCGTCTTGTACAAACTCAGAGATTGAAGATTATGGAGTACtatgaaaaaaaagagaagcagATCGAACAGCAAAAGAAAAT TCAAATGTCCAACTTGATGAACCAGGCCAGGTTGAAAGTCCTCAAGGCCAGAGATGACTTGATTTCG GATCTGCTGAACGAAGCCAGACAGAGGCTGGGGAAGATTGCGAAGGATCCGGTCAGGTACGCCACCTTGCTGGAAGGACTAGTGCTGCAG GGATTTTATCAGCTACTGGAGCCCTCTGTGATTATTCGTTGCCGTAAACAGGATCTTCCTATGGTGAAG GCTGCTGTACAGAAGAACATTCCCATCTTCAAGGCAGGTGTGAAGAACGATATTAATGTTCGCGTCGACCAGGATAACTTCCTGCCACCAGAAAT ATCTGGAGGTGTGGAAATCTATAACGCTAATGGAAAAATCAAAGTGGCCAACACCTTGGAAAGCAGACTGGATCTTATGGCACAACAG ATGATGCCAGAAATCCGAGTAGCTCTCTTTGGTGCAAACCCAAACAGGAAATTCATAGATTAG